From Psychrobacillus sp. FSL K6-2836, a single genomic window includes:
- the ahpF gene encoding alkyl hydroperoxide reductase subunit F — MALDTEIKSQLSQYLELLENDIVLKVSVGSDKVSEEMLALVEELASLSSKITVEKVELTRTPSFSINRVGEEDTAVTFAGIPLGHEFTSLVLALLQVSGRAPKVDQSIIDQIKKITGEYHFETYVSLTCHNCPDVVQALNIMSVLNPNITHTMIDGAAFKEEVESKDILAVPAVYMNGESFGNGRMTIEEIISKLGIGPDVEEFSGKEPYDVLVIGGGPAGSSAAIYSARKGIRTGIVAERFGGQILDTLTIENFISVKTTEGPKLAQALEEHVKEYNIDVMNLQRAKRLEKKDLIEVELENGAILKSKSVIISTGARWRNINVPGEQEFKNKGVAYCPHCDGPLFEGKEVAVIGGGNSGIEAAIDLAGIVKHVTVLEYNSELKADDVLQKRLHSLPNVKVLTNSQTKEITGTDKVNGITYVNRDTGEERHIELAGVFVQIGLVPNTDWLEGTLERNRIGEIIVDKSGATTIPGVFAAGDCTDSIHKQIIISMGSGATAALGSFDYLIRN, encoded by the coding sequence ATGGCACTTGATACAGAAATTAAATCTCAATTAAGTCAGTACCTTGAACTGCTTGAAAACGATATCGTTCTTAAAGTAAGTGTAGGTTCGGATAAAGTTTCAGAGGAAATGCTAGCCCTAGTTGAGGAGCTAGCATCCCTTTCATCTAAAATTACAGTAGAAAAAGTAGAATTAACTAGAACACCAAGCTTTAGTATTAACCGTGTTGGAGAAGAAGATACCGCGGTTACTTTTGCTGGTATTCCATTAGGACATGAATTTACTTCTTTAGTTTTAGCTTTACTTCAAGTGAGTGGACGTGCGCCAAAAGTAGATCAAAGTATAATTGATCAAATTAAAAAGATTACTGGTGAATATCACTTTGAGACTTATGTAAGCTTAACTTGCCACAACTGCCCTGATGTTGTCCAAGCTCTTAATATTATGAGTGTACTTAACCCTAATATTACACATACAATGATTGATGGTGCAGCATTCAAAGAAGAAGTAGAGAGTAAAGATATATTGGCAGTGCCAGCAGTGTATATGAATGGTGAGTCTTTTGGAAATGGTCGAATGACAATTGAGGAAATTATATCTAAATTAGGTATTGGACCTGACGTTGAAGAATTTTCCGGAAAAGAGCCTTACGATGTGCTTGTTATTGGTGGTGGTCCAGCCGGTTCTAGTGCAGCAATCTATTCAGCACGTAAAGGTATTCGTACAGGAATTGTAGCTGAACGCTTTGGTGGCCAAATCTTAGACACACTTACTATTGAAAATTTTATCAGTGTGAAAACTACAGAAGGTCCTAAACTTGCACAAGCTCTTGAAGAGCATGTGAAAGAATACAACATTGACGTTATGAACCTACAGCGGGCAAAACGTTTAGAAAAGAAAGACCTAATCGAGGTTGAATTAGAAAATGGTGCTATTCTTAAGAGTAAATCCGTTATCATTTCAACTGGTGCTCGTTGGCGTAATATTAATGTTCCTGGTGAGCAAGAGTTCAAAAATAAAGGTGTCGCTTATTGTCCTCACTGTGATGGTCCGTTATTTGAAGGTAAAGAAGTTGCGGTAATCGGTGGAGGTAACTCCGGTATAGAGGCAGCAATTGACCTTGCAGGGATTGTGAAACATGTAACAGTTCTTGAATATAACTCAGAATTAAAAGCTGATGATGTTCTACAAAAACGTTTACACAGCCTTCCAAATGTCAAAGTCTTAACAAACTCTCAAACAAAAGAAATTACAGGTACTGACAAAGTAAATGGTATTACTTATGTAAATCGAGATACAGGCGAAGAAAGACACATTGAATTAGCTGGTGTATTTGTTCAAATCGGTTTAGTTCCTAACACTGATTGGTTAGAAGGAACGCTTGAAAGAAATCGAATTGGTGAAATCATCGTTGATAAGAGTGGAGCTACTACAATTCCTGGTGTATTTGCTGCTGGTGATTGTACAGACAGTATTCATAAGCAAATCATTATTTCTATGGGATCTGGTGCAACTGCAGCTTTAGGCTCATTTGATTATCTTATTCGAAATTAG
- a CDS encoding helix-turn-helix transcriptional regulator — translation MKTRLKELRARDGLNQTQLAKLTKVSRQTISLIEREEFIPSLLIAARIARVFNEPVESIFLIEEDEL, via the coding sequence ATGAAAACTCGCCTGAAGGAACTAAGGGCACGTGATGGGTTGAACCAAACGCAGCTTGCCAAGCTTACGAAAGTTTCAAGGCAAACGATTAGTTTAATTGAACGGGAAGAATTTATTCCGTCTTTATTAATCGCTGCTCGAATAGCACGTGTTTTTAATGAACCTGTGGAAAGTATATTTTTGATTGAGGAGGATGAATTATAA
- a CDS encoding YibE/F family protein yields MNFFGSIYKMSFKYKIFFAVLLCCFIGSVIFVFNNHSFYERPIAKVVKTTIEDVTEVNGINGNEDKLYTQHIIAELINGEDKGKEIHLTNEYSQSKAYDHEFENGNELFIKIDEHLVDSSELTGTILDVKRDKYLLLAGWVFIFVLLIVGKKQGLFSFISLAINAVILSYALDIYIHTSNQSLLWICGISAIIFTVISLLLANGLNDKTYAAIIATLLGTFISLLITYLVLLLTGEKGLRYEEMQFITRPYRMVFMAGLFLGSLGAVMDVAITMSSSIFGLYEKNNNISVKALITSGMEIGKDIMGTMTNILFFVYVSGSIPTLVLYFKNAAPFGYTLSLTLSLELARALAGGIGIVLTIPIGLYTTLFFVNRKRARQ; encoded by the coding sequence ATGAATTTCTTTGGAAGCATATATAAGATGAGCTTCAAGTATAAAATTTTTTTCGCCGTACTCTTATGCTGCTTTATAGGTTCAGTTATTTTTGTATTTAATAACCACTCTTTCTATGAACGTCCAATTGCTAAGGTCGTAAAAACAACTATAGAAGATGTGACGGAAGTAAACGGTATTAATGGAAATGAAGATAAATTATATACACAACATATAATTGCAGAATTAATAAATGGAGAGGATAAAGGAAAGGAAATTCATTTGACAAATGAATACTCCCAATCAAAAGCCTATGACCATGAGTTTGAAAATGGAAACGAGTTATTTATTAAAATAGATGAGCATTTGGTAGATAGTTCGGAATTAACTGGGACAATTCTGGATGTCAAACGTGATAAATATTTGTTGCTAGCAGGATGGGTATTTATTTTTGTCTTACTAATCGTAGGAAAAAAGCAGGGGCTGTTCTCGTTCATTAGTCTAGCAATTAATGCCGTAATTTTATCATATGCATTGGATATCTATATTCACACTTCCAATCAAAGTCTATTATGGATTTGCGGAATAAGTGCTATTATATTTACGGTTATTTCGTTGTTACTTGCTAACGGTTTAAATGATAAAACATACGCGGCAATTATAGCGACGCTGCTAGGAACCTTTATTTCACTATTGATAACTTATCTCGTTCTATTATTAACAGGAGAAAAGGGACTTCGATATGAGGAAATGCAGTTTATCACTCGACCATATCGAATGGTGTTTATGGCAGGGCTGTTTCTTGGCTCTTTAGGAGCTGTGATGGATGTAGCTATTACCATGTCTTCTTCGATTTTTGGATTATATGAGAAAAATAATAATATTTCAGTAAAAGCACTTATTACATCAGGGATGGAAATTGGAAAAGATATTATGGGAACGATGACTAATATTTTGTTTTTTGTCTATGTAAGTGGTTCAATTCCAACTCTTGTTCTCTATTTTAAAAACGCAGCTCCGTTTGGTTATACGCTTTCCTTAACTCTTTCACTGGAATTGGCTCGTGCGTTAGCTGGGGGAATAGGAATTGTGTTAACTATTCCGATTGGTCTCTATACAACATTATTTTTCGTGAATAGAAAGAGGGCAAGACAATGA
- a CDS encoding PadR family transcriptional regulator: MEKLLGSLITELRRGTLTLAVLSQLRTPQYGYSLVQLLEESSVSIEQSTLYPLLRRLEKQELVESSWDTTESRPRKYYVLSEYGIEIFEQLKAEWEKSTKELQNLLEGEVKNEPD, encoded by the coding sequence ATGGAAAAATTGCTAGGTTCATTAATAACAGAGTTACGCAGAGGAACATTGACGCTTGCTGTACTAAGCCAACTCAGAACACCGCAATATGGATATTCGTTAGTGCAACTACTGGAGGAGTCGAGTGTTTCCATCGAGCAAAGTACCTTATATCCTTTGCTACGGCGTTTAGAAAAACAGGAATTAGTCGAGAGCAGCTGGGATACAACGGAAAGCAGACCGAGGAAATATTACGTATTAAGCGAATATGGGATCGAAATTTTTGAGCAACTAAAAGCCGAATGGGAAAAATCAACGAAAGAACTTCAAAATTTATTAGAAGGAGAAGTGAAAAATGAACCTGATTGA
- a CDS encoding DUF3169 family protein, with amino-acid sequence MKTVIQILISAVIGFIVATLMLNNFTLDLFKYADAIVVIILFINIILLGVSFKIYWQVKKLHNTEANGDEEDEVDLLIYKKFADHSFFIHSSIVLSVLVLCTTLITSQSVYLTIIAIVTMILSYLFTLYMTNLIRLIYPERNIPKISDSKYEEKLLEVSDEGERHVMLIGFYKSYNLMNFVLFIAIVLSTFYSITTNHSQLFSIILIGIVLIIVNGKYCFSVRNK; translated from the coding sequence ATGAAAACGGTTATTCAAATATTAATCTCTGCTGTAATTGGATTCATTGTGGCAACACTTATGTTAAATAATTTCACGCTTGACCTTTTCAAATATGCGGATGCGATTGTTGTAATTATTTTATTTATCAATATCATATTGCTAGGAGTTAGCTTTAAAATATATTGGCAAGTGAAAAAACTGCATAACACGGAAGCTAACGGGGATGAAGAAGATGAAGTGGATTTATTAATATATAAAAAATTTGCTGATCACTCATTTTTTATTCATTCTAGTATTGTATTATCGGTGCTGGTTTTATGTACAACACTTATTACATCACAAAGTGTATACTTGACGATTATTGCCATAGTTACTATGATACTTAGTTATTTGTTTACGCTATACATGACAAACTTAATCCGATTAATATATCCTGAACGCAATATCCCAAAAATATCAGATTCCAAATATGAAGAAAAACTTTTAGAAGTTTCGGATGAAGGTGAAAGACATGTAATGCTAATTGGATTCTATAAATCTTATAATCTAATGAATTTTGTTTTATTCATTGCCATTGTACTATCTACTTTCTATTCAATAACTACGAATCATTCTCAGCTATTTTCAATTATTCTAATTGGTATTGTCCTAATAATTGTAAATGGAAAGTATTGTTTTTCTGTTCGCAATAAATGA
- the ahpC gene encoding alkyl hydroperoxide reductase subunit C: MSLIGKEVLPFTAQAYKNGDFIEVTDQDFKGHWSVVCFYPADFTFVCPTELEDLQEQYPALQELGVEVFSASRDSHFTHKAWHDTSDAIGKITYTMIGDPAHVLSRNFEVFIEEEGAADRGTFIIDPDGVIQAIEINAGGIGRDASTLINKIKAAQYVRKNPGEVCPAKWEEGSETLKPSLDLVGKI, from the coding sequence ATGTCATTAATCGGAAAAGAAGTACTACCATTTACAGCACAAGCATACAAAAACGGTGATTTTATTGAAGTAACTGATCAAGATTTTAAAGGTCATTGGAGTGTTGTTTGCTTCTATCCAGCAGACTTTACTTTTGTTTGTCCAACTGAACTTGAAGACCTTCAAGAGCAATATCCTGCACTACAAGAGTTAGGTGTAGAAGTATTCTCGGCTTCAAGAGATTCTCATTTTACGCATAAAGCATGGCACGATACATCAGACGCTATTGGCAAAATTACCTATACTATGATTGGTGACCCGGCACATGTTCTTTCTCGCAACTTTGAGGTGTTTATCGAAGAAGAGGGCGCTGCTGATCGCGGAACTTTCATCATTGACCCTGATGGTGTGATCCAGGCAATTGAAATTAATGCAGGTGGTATTGGTCGCGATGCTAGTACTCTTATTAACAAAATTAAAGCAGCGCAATATGTTCGCAAAAATCCAGGTGAAGTTTGCCCAGCTAAATGGGAAGAAGGTAGCGAAACACTTAAGCCAAGCCTTGACCTTGTAGGTAAAATTTAA
- a CDS encoding HAAS signaling domain-containing protein yields the protein MNLIDIYIQEVTRRLPVKSRDDIALELRSTIEDMLPENYSEKEVKKVLQNLGNPASLASEYSDRPMYLIGPRYFDTYMTLLKIVIPIVAIITFFVIIVENILSYSGEEDIVNGIINIIILILGHGIWGIISATVQTFFWITLVFAILERTDNSKDKSPLTPSWKEWTPDDLKSIPLISKVKKISTADIFGSLLWIAIFIAVYFNASHLIGVYEKVQGKIQLIIPTFNQEVLQSFWLIVIVALIIEIALVFYKLIIRQWTFKLAIMNTVRNIVSTIVFIVVITNDQLINVEFYTYLENLFHLSFELKNSAIIISIVLWIFLSILDIVQGFRKGNTKQ from the coding sequence ATGAACCTGATTGATATTTATATACAGGAAGTGACACGAAGGCTTCCAGTGAAAAGTCGTGATGACATTGCTCTGGAATTAAGGTCAACTATTGAAGATATGCTCCCAGAAAATTACTCAGAGAAAGAAGTAAAAAAGGTTCTCCAAAATCTAGGAAATCCAGCATCACTTGCTAGTGAATACTCAGACCGACCAATGTATTTAATAGGTCCAAGATACTTTGATACGTATATGACTCTATTGAAAATAGTTATACCGATCGTGGCAATAATCACATTTTTTGTTATTATTGTGGAAAATATTCTTTCTTATAGTGGGGAAGAAGACATTGTTAACGGAATTATCAACATAATCATTTTAATCCTTGGTCATGGTATTTGGGGTATTATCAGTGCAACGGTTCAGACCTTCTTTTGGATTACGCTCGTTTTTGCCATTTTGGAGCGCACGGATAATTCGAAGGATAAATCGCCGCTTACACCGAGTTGGAAAGAATGGACACCTGATGATTTAAAAAGCATACCGCTTATTTCGAAAGTGAAGAAAATTTCAACTGCAGATATATTTGGTAGCTTGTTATGGATTGCTATTTTTATTGCAGTCTACTTTAATGCTAGTCATTTGATAGGTGTTTATGAAAAAGTACAAGGCAAAATACAGCTAATCATCCCTACATTCAATCAGGAAGTATTACAATCGTTTTGGCTAATCGTAATAGTTGCTCTAATAATAGAAATTGCTCTTGTATTTTATAAACTCATCATTCGGCAATGGACATTTAAATTGGCAATTATGAATACGGTAAGAAATATTGTATCTACCATTGTATTTATCGTCGTAATTACTAATGATCAGCTCATTAATGTAGAATTTTATACGTATTTAGAGAATTTGTTTCATTTATCATTTGAACTAAAAAATTCGGCTATCATTATTAGTATTGTGCTCTGGATATTTTTAAGCATTCTTGATATCGTGCAAGGATTTCGAAAAGGTAATACTAAACAATAG
- a CDS encoding YibE/F family protein, translating to MNVLVVLAGILFLLMTLIGGRKGVRSFLAIFFNFGVIMITVILMNDPIIDPVILTIVACGVISCINLFYINGVNSKTKTAFLSTIICTVILLLFIIFITNKAMIQGFGEEEIGELGMFSLLVEVDFVKITVSVIIMSTIGAITDTAIAVSSPMREIHFHHPNISRKDLFLSGLNIGRDILGTSSNTLFFAFFGGYLALLIWFKDLSYSVGEVVNSKIFSAEMITILCAGIGVTLVIPITTWITAYFFVKNKENSKEN from the coding sequence ATGAATGTATTAGTAGTACTGGCCGGGATATTATTCCTATTGATGACCCTAATTGGCGGAAGAAAAGGAGTACGATCATTTCTCGCTATATTTTTCAACTTTGGCGTTATCATGATAACTGTCATTTTGATGAACGACCCGATTATTGATCCAGTGATTTTAACAATAGTAGCTTGTGGAGTGATCAGCTGCATCAATCTTTTCTATATTAATGGTGTGAACAGCAAAACAAAAACAGCTTTTCTATCAACGATTATCTGCACTGTTATCTTACTGCTGTTTATTATCTTTATCACTAATAAGGCAATGATTCAAGGATTCGGGGAAGAAGAAATAGGGGAACTTGGAATGTTTTCCTTATTGGTCGAAGTAGATTTTGTGAAAATTACGGTATCTGTGATTATTATGAGTACGATAGGAGCTATTACGGATACGGCTATAGCTGTTTCATCTCCTATGAGGGAAATCCATTTTCATCATCCGAATATTAGTCGAAAAGATTTGTTTCTCTCTGGATTAAATATAGGTAGAGATATATTAGGAACAAGTTCAAATACGCTGTTTTTTGCCTTCTTTGGAGGCTATTTAGCATTGCTCATCTGGTTTAAAGATTTATCGTATTCTGTTGGGGAAGTTGTAAATTCAAAGATTTTTAGTGCAGAAATGATAACCATTCTATGTGCTGGAATTGGTGTAACACTAGTTATCCCGATTACCACATGGATTACTGCTTACTTTTTTGTGAAGAACAAAGAAAATAGCAAAGAAAATTAA
- a CDS encoding gamma-type small acid-soluble spore protein, producing MANNNNKVPKEAQTNAQEVRKQNAQSAQKAQQNGQGASQNMFNEFGSEFGVSIESQTNAQEVKQQNAQANRKAKQNENTQGYNKKN from the coding sequence ATGGCAAACAACAATAACAAGGTTCCAAAAGAAGCTCAAACAAATGCGCAAGAAGTTAGAAAACAAAATGCACAATCTGCTCAAAAAGCTCAACAAAATGGACAAGGTGCATCACAAAACATGTTTAATGAATTTGGATCAGAATTTGGCGTATCAATTGAAAGTCAAACAAATGCCCAAGAAGTTAAACAACAAAATGCTCAAGCTAATCGTAAAGCGAAACAAAATGAAAACACTCAAGGTTATAACAAAAAGAACTAA
- the sstT gene encoding serine/threonine transporter SstT — MKNLLVKWNQVSLVKRIVIGIIVGVILALAVPSGASWISIFGSLFVGALKAVAPILVLFIVMHAIASHKSGKKTNMKSILGLYAIGTFLAGAVAVVASFMFPITLTLTTGVEDLSPPEGIAEVLETLLFNLVSNPIDALVNANYLGILMWAVVLGLALKKANQHTKDMLGNFSDAITKIVQWVINLAPIGIMGLVYNAIVTSGLSALLDYGRLILILVGCMLFIAFVVNPLIVFFYTRKNPYPLVLMVLRESGIMAFFTRSSAANIPVNMKLCEKLGLDEDTYGVSIPLGATINMAGAAVTIAVLTLATVNTLGIEVDFVTSLILVVVAAVSAAGASGVAGGSLLLIPLACNLFGVPNDIAMQVVGVGFIIGVIQDSCETALNSSSDVLFTATAEHAKDRKEGKIVPVNS; from the coding sequence ATGAAAAATTTATTAGTTAAATGGAATCAAGTAAGTCTAGTAAAAAGGATTGTTATTGGTATTATTGTCGGTGTTATCTTGGCTTTAGCTGTTCCAAGTGGTGCAAGCTGGATTTCTATTTTTGGATCTTTATTTGTCGGGGCATTAAAGGCAGTTGCTCCAATACTAGTATTATTTATAGTGATGCATGCAATTGCCAGTCATAAAAGTGGTAAGAAAACGAATATGAAATCGATTCTTGGTCTTTACGCTATCGGTACATTTCTAGCAGGGGCTGTCGCTGTAGTTGCAAGCTTTATGTTCCCGATTACACTAACTCTGACAACAGGAGTAGAAGACTTATCTCCACCAGAAGGTATTGCGGAAGTTTTAGAAACATTACTTTTTAATTTGGTTTCAAATCCAATTGATGCATTAGTAAATGCTAACTATTTAGGTATATTAATGTGGGCAGTCGTTCTTGGGCTTGCACTTAAAAAAGCCAATCAACATACGAAGGACATGTTAGGTAATTTTTCGGATGCAATCACTAAAATAGTTCAATGGGTGATTAATTTAGCACCGATTGGTATTATGGGGCTTGTATATAATGCCATTGTTACGAGTGGTCTTTCTGCTTTACTTGATTACGGTAGATTAATATTAATTTTAGTTGGGTGTATGTTGTTCATCGCATTCGTAGTGAATCCGTTAATCGTATTCTTCTATACTCGAAAAAATCCTTATCCACTTGTTTTAATGGTATTAAGAGAAAGTGGTATAATGGCATTCTTTACACGTAGTTCAGCCGCTAATATTCCGGTAAATATGAAATTATGTGAAAAACTTGGCTTAGATGAGGATACTTATGGAGTGTCAATCCCTCTAGGTGCAACTATTAATATGGCTGGAGCAGCCGTAACTATTGCTGTATTAACTCTAGCAACAGTAAATACTCTTGGCATTGAAGTTGATTTTGTAACTTCATTAATACTTGTTGTTGTTGCAGCTGTCTCTGCGGCAGGCGCATCGGGTGTTGCAGGCGGATCACTGTTACTTATACCATTGGCATGTAATTTATTTGGAGTTCCAAATGATATTGCGATGCAGGTAGTTGGTGTTGGTTTTATCATCGGTGTGATTCAAGATTCTTGTGAAACTGCATTGAATTCATCTTCTGACGTACTGTTCACAGCTACAGCTGAGCACGCTAAAGATCGCAAAGAAGGTAAAATAGTTCCTGTGAATTCTTAA
- a CDS encoding NupC/NupG family nucleoside CNT transporter, translating to MNYIISIVGLIVVLGLAWIASSNRKEVKVRPIIQMLVLQLILSFILLNTKFGLIIIEGIAAVFTKLLDFANEGIGFVFGGITNEGQAPFFLTVLLPIVFISALIGILQYIKVLPFIMKWLGWGISKVNGMGKLESYNGVASAIVGQSEVFITVKKQLGQLSSQRLYTLCASAMSTVSMSIVGAYMTMVEPRYVVTAIVVNLFGGFIIASIINPYTVSEEEDILVVQEEKQSFFEMLGEYIMDGFKVAIVVAAMLIGFVALMAGVNTIFDMALGISFQEIIGYIFAPFAILMGIPVSESVTAGGIMATKLVTNEFVAMLSLNDLAANLSERSIGIISVFLVSFANFSSIGIISGAVKGLNEKQGNVVARMGLKLLYGATLVSVLTAIVVSFIL from the coding sequence ATGAATTATATAATCTCTATCGTTGGTTTAATTGTTGTTCTGGGTCTTGCTTGGATTGCAAGTAGCAATCGTAAAGAAGTAAAAGTCAGACCAATTATACAGATGCTCGTTTTGCAGTTAATTTTATCTTTTATTTTACTGAATACTAAATTTGGATTGATTATTATTGAGGGGATTGCAGCCGTATTTACAAAATTGCTAGATTTTGCAAATGAAGGAATCGGCTTTGTATTTGGAGGCATTACGAATGAAGGACAAGCTCCTTTCTTCTTAACTGTTTTACTACCAATCGTCTTCATTTCGGCTCTAATTGGAATTCTACAGTATATAAAAGTTCTTCCTTTCATTATGAAGTGGTTGGGCTGGGGAATCAGTAAAGTAAACGGTATGGGTAAATTGGAATCTTATAACGGGGTAGCTTCTGCTATTGTTGGCCAATCGGAAGTATTTATCACGGTGAAAAAGCAACTTGGACAATTATCGTCTCAACGTCTATATACACTATGTGCATCAGCAATGTCTACCGTATCGATGTCTATTGTTGGGGCTTATATGACAATGGTGGAACCTAGATATGTTGTTACGGCTATCGTGGTTAATCTATTTGGTGGATTCATCATTGCTTCTATTATTAATCCATACACTGTCAGTGAAGAAGAAGATATTCTCGTGGTTCAAGAAGAAAAACAGAGCTTCTTTGAAATGCTCGGCGAATATATTATGGATGGATTTAAAGTGGCGATCGTAGTTGCGGCGATGTTAATCGGATTCGTTGCACTTATGGCAGGAGTAAATACCATATTCGATATGGCATTAGGAATCTCGTTCCAAGAAATTATTGGATATATCTTTGCCCCATTTGCAATTTTAATGGGTATTCCTGTTTCCGAATCAGTGACAGCTGGTGGTATTATGGCTACCAAACTGGTGACGAACGAATTTGTAGCAATGCTTTCTTTAAATGATTTAGCAGCAAATCTAAGTGAAAGATCGATTGGGATTATATCTGTTTTCCTTGTATCATTTGCAAATTTCTCTTCTATCGGGATTATTTCAGGTGCTGTGAAAGGTCTTAACGAAAAACAAGGAAATGTTGTAGCGCGAATGGGCTTGAAACTTTTATACGGAGCAACATTAGTAAGTGTATTAACAGCAATTGTTGTAAGTTTCATCTTATAA